The following are encoded together in the Ralstonia insidiosa genome:
- a CDS encoding EAL domain-containing protein, with product MSLMHTTALAQFLGTLPNAPTPDRQLWRDASGRVQGQFFHSSLTSLFEPVWQLAADGTLALAGHEALMRTWTRDGDLGLNPWKLFSLASDDSTLVELDRLCRLVHTLNYFARTDARRLVVNVHGRLLAAVAADHGKAFHRAVVALGLSPEQFVIQVPSTANDDLGLLLFVVDNYRRNGFAVAVQASDPAEAGALLVHAKPAYLKLDARRDWVTRHVVSLADSARELGVTLTLRRCERLSDLELARAAGITHVQGSILPGAEPEPEPVAASEPLVVVSPTRAPMAQAPLLPQQCAGISLIE from the coding sequence ATGAGTCTCATGCACACCACTGCACTCGCACAATTTCTCGGCACCCTGCCGAATGCCCCGACGCCGGACCGCCAACTGTGGCGCGACGCCAGCGGCCGCGTGCAGGGCCAGTTCTTCCACAGCTCGCTCACCAGCCTGTTTGAACCGGTCTGGCAGCTTGCCGCTGACGGCACGCTGGCGCTCGCCGGCCACGAAGCGCTCATGCGCACATGGACGCGCGACGGCGATCTGGGCCTGAACCCGTGGAAGCTGTTCTCGCTGGCGTCGGACGACAGCACGCTGGTGGAACTCGATCGCCTGTGCCGGCTGGTGCATACGCTCAACTACTTTGCCCGTACCGATGCGCGGCGGCTGGTCGTCAACGTGCACGGCCGCTTGCTGGCGGCGGTGGCGGCCGACCACGGCAAGGCGTTCCACCGCGCGGTGGTGGCGCTGGGGCTGTCGCCGGAGCAGTTCGTCATCCAGGTGCCGTCCACGGCCAATGACGATCTGGGGCTGCTGCTGTTCGTGGTGGACAACTACCGGCGCAACGGCTTTGCCGTGGCGGTGCAGGCATCGGACCCGGCCGAAGCAGGGGCATTGCTGGTGCACGCCAAGCCCGCGTATCTGAAGCTCGATGCGCGCCGCGATTGGGTGACGCGGCACGTGGTGTCGCTGGCGGATTCGGCACGTGAGCTGGGTGTCACGCTGACCCTGCGCCGTTGCGAGCGCCTCAGTGATCTGGAGCTGGCGCGTGCGGCCGGTATCACCCACGTGCAGGGCAGCATATTGCCCGGCGCGGAGCCCGAGCCGGAACCTGTGGCGGCATCCGAACCCTTGGTGGTGGTGTCACCGACGCGTGCCCCGATGGCGCAGGCGCCGTTACTGCCGCAGCAATGCGCCGGTATTTCTCTGATTGAATAG
- a CDS encoding TOBE domain-containing protein: protein MSIQAINVRNQFRGQIKEIIRGDVLSEIDVETPAGIVTSVITTRSVDSLGLKIGSEVVALVKATEVSIAKL from the coding sequence ATGAGCATCCAAGCGATTAACGTACGCAACCAATTTCGCGGGCAGATCAAAGAGATCATCCGGGGCGATGTGCTCTCGGAGATCGACGTGGAGACCCCGGCCGGCATCGTCACTTCGGTCATCACCACCCGCTCGGTCGATAGCCTTGGCCTCAAGATCGGCAGTGAAGTGGTTGCGCTGGTGAAGGCGACGGAAGTCTCGATCGCCAAGCTGTAA
- a CDS encoding ATP-binding cassette domain-containing protein, which produces MQSNATEQAELERVEHRGTALHIEHVVKRYGDREVLHGIDLEITPGEFVVIVGRSGCGKSTLLRLIAGLESIDDGHLRRDGDTEDGLLDDARVMFQDARLLPWKKVLDNVALGLPKAQRAQAAEVLAQVGLAERAGEWPARLSGGQRQRVALARALVHRPRLLLLDEPLGALDALTRIDMQNLIEGLWQRLGFTAVLVTHDVAEAVALADRVVLIEDGRITLDERIDLPRPRHRGSPAFARLEEAILNRVMQRKIDPNAVTDVRSHTAWTSPLDVPATAVRWAV; this is translated from the coding sequence ATGCAAAGCAACGCGACCGAACAGGCTGAACTGGAGCGTGTGGAACATCGCGGCACAGCGCTGCACATCGAACACGTCGTCAAACGCTATGGCGACCGCGAAGTGCTGCACGGCATCGATCTGGAAATCACGCCGGGCGAGTTTGTCGTCATCGTTGGACGCAGCGGCTGCGGCAAGAGCACGCTGCTGCGGCTGATTGCCGGGCTGGAAAGCATTGACGATGGCCACCTGCGCCGCGACGGCGACACCGAAGACGGCCTGCTCGACGATGCCCGCGTGATGTTCCAGGATGCGCGCCTGCTGCCGTGGAAGAAGGTGCTCGATAACGTCGCACTCGGCCTGCCGAAAGCACAGCGCGCGCAGGCCGCTGAAGTGCTCGCACAAGTGGGCCTGGCCGAGCGGGCAGGTGAGTGGCCGGCGCGTCTGTCGGGCGGACAACGCCAGCGTGTGGCACTGGCGCGGGCACTGGTACACCGCCCACGCCTGCTGCTGCTGGACGAGCCGCTGGGTGCGCTCGATGCGCTCACCCGCATTGACATGCAGAACCTGATCGAGGGGCTGTGGCAGCGCCTTGGTTTTACCGCCGTGCTGGTCACGCACGACGTGGCCGAAGCCGTGGCGCTGGCTGACCGCGTTGTGCTGATCGAAGACGGCCGCATCACACTGGATGAGCGCATCGATCTGCCGCGCCCGCGCCACCGGGGTTCGCCCGCGTTTGCACGGCTGGAGGAGGCCATCCTCAACCGCGTGATGCAGCGCAAGATCGATCCGAATGCAGTAACCGATGTGCGCTCGCACACGGCGTGGACATCACCCCTGGACGTGCCGGCCACGGCCGTGCGCTGGGCGGTGTAA
- the ssuC gene encoding aliphatic sulfonate ABC transporter permease SsuC — MASKQNTFLRAARQRLTPWIVPLVLLVLWQASAQWGWLSNRILPAPLDVAKSAVALARSGELWTHVAVSTWRALLGFAIGGSLGLALGLLTGTFRTAETLLDTTLQMIRNIPVLALIPLVILWFGIDESAKLFLVSLGVFFPIYLNTYHGIRSVDPALVEMARSYGLSRAQLYREVILPGALPQILVGVRFSLGLMWVTLIVAETVSAQAGIGYMTMNAREFLQTDVVLLGILLYALLGKLADLLSRALERFWLRWHPGYQAAA; from the coding sequence ATGGCATCAAAACAGAACACCTTCCTGCGTGCGGCGCGCCAGCGTCTGACGCCGTGGATCGTGCCGCTGGTGCTGCTGGTGCTGTGGCAGGCGTCGGCGCAATGGGGCTGGCTGTCGAACCGCATCTTGCCGGCGCCGCTGGACGTGGCCAAATCTGCCGTTGCGCTCGCGCGCTCGGGTGAGTTGTGGACGCACGTGGCGGTGAGCACGTGGCGCGCGCTGCTGGGCTTTGCGATTGGCGGCTCGCTCGGGTTGGCGCTGGGATTGCTGACCGGCACGTTCCGCACCGCTGAGACGCTGCTCGACACGACCTTGCAGATGATCCGCAACATCCCGGTGCTGGCGCTGATTCCGCTGGTGATTCTGTGGTTCGGTATTGATGAATCGGCGAAGTTGTTTCTGGTGTCGCTGGGCGTGTTCTTCCCGATCTACCTGAACACGTATCACGGCATCCGCTCGGTCGATCCGGCGCTGGTGGAGATGGCGCGCAGCTATGGTCTGTCGCGTGCGCAGTTGTATCGCGAGGTGATCCTGCCTGGTGCGTTGCCGCAGATCCTGGTGGGGGTACGGTTCTCGCTGGGTCTGATGTGGGTGACGCTGATCGTGGCGGAGACGGTGTCCGCCCAGGCCGGCATCGGCTACATGACGATGAATGCGCGCGAGTTCCTGCAGACCGACGTGGTGCTGCTGGGCATCCTGCTGTACGCGTTGCTGGGCAAGCTGGCTGATCTGCTGTCGCGTGCGCTGGAGCGCTTCTGGCTGCGCTGGCACCCCGGCTATCAAGCGGCAGCCTGA
- the ssuD gene encoding FMNH2-dependent alkanesulfonate monooxygenase, translating to MQVFWFIPTHGDSRYLGTAEGARQVDHTYLQQVAVAADTLGYEGVLIPTGRSCEDPWIVAASLIPVTKRLRFLVAVRPGLMAPTLAARMAATYDRLSQGRLLVNLVTGGDPAELEGDGLFLNHAERYEASEEFIRIWRETLAASHEGAALDYTGKHLSVKGAKVLYPPVQKPHPPVYFGGSSEAAHELAAEQVDTYLTWGEPPAAVAEKLADVRKRAAKHGRTVRFGIRLHVIVRETDEEAWAAADKLISKLDDDTVARAQEAFRKMDSAGQQRMAALHAGGAKRSRADLEISPNLWAGVGLVRGGAGTALVGDPQTVAARIKEYADLGIDTFIFSGYPHLEEAYRFAELVFPLLPRSVREKLPGNVLNGPFGEVIATGIVPRVAAS from the coding sequence ATGCAAGTCTTCTGGTTCATCCCCACCCACGGCGACAGCCGCTACCTCGGTACTGCAGAAGGTGCGCGCCAGGTCGATCACACCTATCTGCAGCAGGTGGCCGTGGCGGCCGACACGCTCGGCTACGAGGGCGTGCTGATCCCCACCGGCCGCTCGTGCGAAGACCCGTGGATCGTCGCCGCCAGCCTGATTCCGGTGACGAAGCGCCTGCGCTTTCTGGTGGCCGTGCGCCCCGGGCTGATGGCACCGACGCTGGCTGCTCGCATGGCCGCTACGTACGACCGCCTCTCGCAAGGTCGCCTGCTGGTGAATCTCGTGACGGGTGGCGACCCGGCTGAGCTGGAGGGCGATGGCCTATTCCTCAATCATGCGGAGCGTTACGAAGCCTCGGAAGAATTCATCCGCATCTGGCGCGAGACGCTGGCGGCCAGCCACGAAGGCGCGGCACTCGACTACACCGGCAAGCACCTGAGTGTGAAGGGCGCGAAGGTGCTGTATCCGCCCGTGCAGAAGCCGCATCCGCCGGTGTACTTTGGCGGCTCGTCGGAAGCCGCGCATGAACTGGCGGCCGAGCAGGTCGACACCTATCTCACCTGGGGCGAACCGCCTGCCGCCGTGGCCGAGAAGCTGGCTGACGTGCGCAAGCGCGCCGCCAAGCATGGCCGCACGGTGCGCTTCGGCATCCGCCTGCACGTGATCGTGCGTGAGACGGACGAGGAAGCGTGGGCCGCCGCCGACAAGCTCATCAGCAAGCTGGATGACGATACCGTTGCCCGCGCGCAAGAGGCGTTCCGCAAGATGGATTCCGCCGGCCAGCAGCGCATGGCTGCCCTGCACGCAGGCGGTGCCAAGCGCAGCCGCGCCGATCTGGAAATCAGCCCGAACCTGTGGGCCGGCGTGGGCCTGGTACGTGGTGGTGCAGGCACGGCACTGGTGGGCGATCCGCAAACGGTGGCCGCACGCATCAAGGAATACGCCGATCTGGGCATCGACACGTTCATTTTCTCGGGCTATCCGCACCTGGAAGAGGCGTACCGCTTTGCTGAGCTGGTGTTCCCGCTGCTGCCGCGCTCGGTGCGTGAAAAGCTGCCGGGCAACGTGCTCAACGGGCCGTTTGGCGAAGTGATTGCCACCGGCATCGTGCCGCGCGTGGCGGCAAGCTGA
- a CDS encoding sulfonate ABC transporter substrate-binding protein — MTIDIQRRRLLTASAAGASLAALGSVAHAANAAGAPANLPKITPPAQLRIGFQKSAVNLVIVKENRALEQRFPGTKVSWLEFPAGPQQLEALSAGSLDLAITGDTPPVFAQAAGKDLRYVGVEPPKPDSSAILVQQDSSLKTLADLKGKRVALQKGSSAHFLIVRGLQKGGLTFADIQPVYLTPADARAAFERGAVDAWGIWDPYYAATELAIKPRVLATGRTLSSNNSFYFAPTAFTEKHGDTIAAIFAELSRADRLVQENRKEAAQRIADFSGLSLATVHLFLSRRPPSPVRPVTPEAIAEQQRVADAFHGLGLIPRAVKPVDIVWHPTPAQLAIARA, encoded by the coding sequence ATGACCATTGATATTCAACGCCGCCGTTTGCTGACGGCCTCGGCCGCCGGGGCATCGCTGGCGGCGCTGGGCTCCGTCGCTCATGCCGCGAACGCTGCCGGCGCCCCTGCCAACCTGCCGAAGATCACGCCGCCCGCGCAACTGCGCATTGGCTTTCAGAAGAGCGCGGTCAACCTCGTCATCGTCAAGGAGAACCGCGCGCTGGAGCAGCGCTTTCCGGGCACGAAGGTGAGTTGGCTGGAGTTTCCGGCCGGGCCGCAGCAACTGGAGGCGCTGTCCGCAGGCAGCCTGGATCTGGCCATCACCGGCGATACGCCGCCCGTGTTTGCGCAGGCGGCTGGCAAGGACTTGCGCTATGTGGGCGTGGAGCCGCCCAAGCCGGACAGCTCGGCCATCCTCGTGCAGCAGGACTCGTCGCTCAAGACACTGGCTGACTTGAAGGGCAAGCGCGTGGCGCTGCAAAAGGGTTCGAGCGCGCATTTCCTGATCGTGCGCGGCCTGCAGAAGGGCGGCCTGACCTTTGCCGATATCCAGCCCGTGTATCTGACGCCCGCCGATGCGCGAGCCGCCTTCGAGCGTGGCGCCGTAGACGCCTGGGGCATCTGGGACCCGTACTACGCTGCCACCGAGCTCGCCATCAAGCCGCGCGTGCTGGCGACGGGCCGCACGCTGTCGTCCAACAACTCGTTCTACTTCGCACCGACCGCGTTCACCGAGAAGCATGGCGACACCATCGCCGCGATCTTCGCCGAGCTCTCGCGTGCAGACCGGCTGGTGCAGGAAAACCGCAAGGAAGCGGCGCAGCGCATTGCGGATTTCTCCGGCCTGTCGCTGGCGACGGTGCATCTGTTCCTCTCGCGCCGGCCGCCATCACCGGTGCGCCCGGTCACGCCCGAGGCGATTGCCGAGCAGCAGCGCGTGGCCGATGCCTTCCACGGGCTCGGGCTGATTCCGCGCGCGGTCAAGCCGGTGGACATCGTGTGGCATCCGACGCCGGCCCAATTGGCCATCGCTCGGGCTTGA
- a CDS encoding sulfonate ABC transporter substrate-binding protein has protein sequence MKAHSPLRRTLTIAATLLATLGAPAAFANSDTPPPTAAKQLRIGYQKYGTLTVLKARGTLEKRLASQGIEVKWTEFPAGPQLLEGLNVGAIDFGTTGEAPPIFALAAGAHLVYVGNQPPAPAGEAIIVPKNSPLKTVADLKGKRVAFNKGSNVHYLLVKLLEKANVPYSDIQPVYLTPADARAAFERGAIDAWVIWDPFFAAAEQQLGARVLADGTGVVNNSQYFLASKGYAAARPDVLNIVLDELKKTDTWAAANPKDVTIILGPQLGLEPAVVTRSVSRIVYGIQPVSAEALADQQRIADTFHALKLIPRPVKVADSAWNPNAQPTTQQAAR, from the coding sequence ATGAAAGCCCACTCGCCCCTGCGCAGGACCCTGACCATCGCCGCCACGCTGCTCGCCACGTTGGGTGCACCGGCTGCGTTTGCCAATAGCGATACGCCGCCCCCAACCGCTGCAAAGCAACTCCGCATCGGCTATCAGAAATACGGCACGCTGACCGTGCTCAAGGCACGCGGCACGCTGGAAAAGCGCCTCGCGTCGCAAGGCATTGAAGTGAAGTGGACGGAGTTTCCGGCTGGCCCGCAGTTGCTCGAAGGCCTGAACGTGGGGGCTATCGACTTCGGCACCACGGGCGAAGCGCCACCGATCTTCGCGCTGGCTGCTGGCGCGCACCTCGTCTACGTGGGCAACCAGCCGCCCGCACCGGCTGGCGAGGCCATCATCGTGCCGAAGAATTCGCCGCTGAAGACCGTGGCCGACCTGAAAGGCAAGCGCGTTGCCTTCAACAAGGGCTCGAACGTGCACTACCTGCTGGTCAAGCTGCTGGAGAAGGCCAATGTGCCTTACAGCGACATCCAGCCCGTCTACCTGACCCCCGCCGATGCACGTGCCGCCTTCGAGCGCGGCGCCATTGATGCCTGGGTGATCTGGGACCCGTTCTTTGCGGCTGCCGAACAGCAACTCGGCGCACGTGTGCTGGCCGACGGTACGGGCGTCGTCAACAACTCGCAGTACTTCCTGGCATCGAAGGGCTATGCGGCTGCGCGGCCCGATGTGCTGAACATCGTGCTCGATGAGCTGAAGAAGACCGACACGTGGGCGGCTGCCAATCCGAAGGACGTGACGATCATTCTCGGTCCGCAACTGGGTCTGGAGCCAGCAGTGGTGACCCGTTCGGTCTCGCGCATTGTTTACGGCATCCAGCCGGTCAGTGCGGAAGCCCTGGCGGATCAGCAACGCATTGCCGACACGTTCCACGCGCTCAAGCTGATCCCGCGTCCGGTGAAGGTGGCGGATTCCGCCTGGAATCCGAACGCGCAACCGACCACGCAACAAGCGGCTCGCTGA
- the ssuE gene encoding NADPH-dependent FMN reductase: MSILTISGSPSAQSKSARLLGHVRAQLERAGETADHLDLRSLPADALLGAQVSDPAIANAVARVEAAGVVILATPVYKAAYSGLLKTFLDLLPQSGLRDKVVLPIATGGSLAHTLAIDYALRPVLTALAARSILPGIFAVDSQIVVEDDGLTVEPSLQQRLDDGVERVHQALALARHPAVAQVIVSSRSAVRATFQTAGAERMRCLV; the protein is encoded by the coding sequence ATGAGCATCCTGACCATCTCCGGCAGCCCTTCGGCGCAATCGAAGTCCGCGCGCCTGCTGGGCCATGTACGTGCGCAGCTTGAACGTGCCGGTGAGACAGCGGACCACCTAGACCTGCGCAGCCTGCCAGCTGATGCGCTGCTGGGCGCGCAGGTGTCCGACCCCGCCATCGCCAATGCGGTGGCGCGGGTGGAAGCGGCTGGGGTGGTGATTCTGGCCACGCCGGTCTACAAGGCGGCTTACAGCGGCCTGCTCAAAACGTTTCTCGATCTGCTGCCGCAGAGCGGGCTGCGCGACAAGGTCGTGCTGCCGATTGCCACTGGCGGCAGCCTCGCCCACACGCTGGCGATCGACTATGCGCTGCGCCCGGTGCTGACGGCACTGGCGGCACGCTCGATCCTGCCCGGCATCTTTGCGGTCGATTCGCAGATCGTGGTGGAAGACGATGGCCTCACGGTGGAGCCATCGCTGCAACAGCGTCTCGATGACGGTGTGGAGCGCGTGCACCAGGCGCTTGCGCTGGCCCGGCACCCCGCCGTCGCGCAGGTGATCGTCTCCAGTCGCAGCGCGGTACGTGCCACGTTCCAGACTGCTGGCGCAGAACGAATGCGATGTCTGGTTTGA
- a CDS encoding sulfate ABC transporter substrate-binding protein has product MIRKFVFNAIAAAIVAGGSVGAHAATTLLNVSYDPTRELYKEINTEFAKKWKAETGEDITLRASHGGSGKQARSVIDGLEADVVTLALGYDIDAIAEKGLTAKDWQKRLPNNASPYTSTIVFLVRKGNPKGIKDWNDLVKPGIAVITPNPKTSGGARWNYLAAWAYALKQPGGSDATAKDFVQKLYKNVPVLDSGARGATTTFTERGIGDVLIAWEDEALLAARVEGKDKFDVVVPSISILAEPPVAVVDKVADKKGTRKAAEAYLKFLYTPQGQEIGAKNFYRPTDPAVAKKHESEFPKVKLVTIDDTFGGWQKAQKTHFADGGQFDQLYQPGK; this is encoded by the coding sequence ATGATTCGCAAGTTTGTCTTCAACGCCATCGCGGCTGCCATTGTGGCGGGGGGATCCGTCGGTGCGCACGCGGCAACGACGCTGCTGAACGTGTCGTATGACCCAACGCGCGAACTGTACAAAGAGATCAACACCGAATTCGCCAAGAAGTGGAAGGCCGAAACGGGTGAGGACATCACCCTGCGTGCCTCGCACGGCGGTTCGGGCAAGCAGGCCCGCTCGGTCATCGACGGGCTGGAAGCCGACGTGGTGACGCTGGCCCTCGGCTACGACATCGACGCCATTGCGGAGAAGGGCCTGACGGCCAAGGATTGGCAGAAGCGCCTGCCGAACAACGCCTCGCCGTACACGTCCACCATCGTGTTCCTGGTGCGCAAGGGCAACCCGAAGGGCATCAAGGACTGGAACGATCTGGTCAAGCCGGGCATTGCCGTGATCACGCCCAACCCGAAGACCTCGGGCGGTGCACGCTGGAACTATCTGGCCGCCTGGGCCTATGCGCTCAAGCAGCCGGGCGGCTCGGACGCCACGGCCAAGGATTTCGTGCAGAAGCTCTACAAGAACGTGCCGGTGCTCGATTCGGGCGCACGCGGTGCGACCACCACCTTTACCGAGCGCGGTATCGGCGACGTGCTGATCGCGTGGGAAGACGAGGCGCTGCTGGCCGCGCGCGTGGAAGGCAAGGACAAGTTTGACGTGGTGGTGCCGTCGATCTCCATCCTGGCTGAGCCGCCGGTGGCGGTGGTGGACAAGGTGGCCGACAAAAAGGGCACGCGCAAGGCTGCGGAGGCGTACCTCAAGTTCCTGTACACGCCGCAAGGGCAAGAGATTGGCGCGAAGAATTTCTATCGCCCGACCGATCCGGCCGTGGCCAAGAAGCACGAGAGCGAATTCCCGAAGGTGAAGCTGGTGACCATCGACGACACGTTCGGCGGCTGGCAGAAGGCGCAGAAAACGCACTTTGCCGATGGCGGCCAGTTTGATCAGCTCTATCAACCGGGCAAGTAA
- a CDS encoding efflux transporter outer membrane subunit, giving the protein MNRMTRIAASVVLLVTAAGCAVGPDFKRPAAPDVSGYTANQLTTTVATPTQDGQSQRLNQGQAVSAKWWTLFGSDALNTLVEEALKANPDLQSAKAALRAAQENLAAQRADFFPTLDGSHNSSRTRNAKAIASPLKSNADLYSLHTSQLVVSYMPDVFGGVRRQVESTAAQTEAVRFEYEAAYLTLTSSVVNAAIQEAALRAQVKATQEAVKVANQLLEATRKQQRAGLLGGADVAAQEAALAQMEASLPPLEKQLAQQRNLITVLAGRYPSDEITQRFELDALHLPAELPLSLPSQLVEQRPDIRAAQAQLHAASADIGVAIAARLPSVTLTGNVGSSEELLRMLFSSGTGLWNLSAGLAVPIFHGGSLMHQQRAAEARYDQAAAQYRSTVLTAFQNVADTLHAIQADARSLQSAHKAELAARKSLSMAQRQLAAGMVGSPAVLQAEQAYQQALVSVAQARADRFVDSVALLQALGGGWWARDEQVAGSS; this is encoded by the coding sequence ATGAACCGCATGACACGTATTGCCGCCAGCGTCGTGCTGTTGGTGACTGCCGCGGGCTGTGCCGTGGGGCCGGACTTCAAGCGCCCGGCGGCTCCGGATGTGTCCGGATACACGGCCAATCAGCTGACGACCACCGTAGCAACGCCGACGCAAGACGGACAGTCCCAACGCCTGAACCAAGGGCAGGCCGTTTCGGCAAAGTGGTGGACGCTGTTTGGCTCCGACGCGTTGAACACGCTGGTGGAGGAGGCGCTCAAGGCGAATCCCGACCTGCAATCGGCCAAGGCGGCCCTGCGCGCTGCTCAGGAAAACCTGGCAGCACAGCGGGCCGACTTCTTCCCGACGCTGGATGGTTCGCACAACTCGTCACGCACACGGAATGCCAAGGCGATCGCCAGCCCGCTCAAGTCCAACGCGGATCTCTATTCGCTACATACGTCGCAGCTGGTGGTGTCCTACATGCCCGACGTGTTCGGCGGGGTCCGGCGGCAGGTGGAGTCGACCGCAGCCCAGACGGAGGCGGTGCGCTTCGAGTATGAGGCCGCTTATCTGACGCTGACTTCCAGCGTGGTCAACGCAGCCATCCAGGAGGCAGCGCTGCGCGCGCAGGTCAAGGCGACACAGGAGGCCGTGAAGGTCGCCAACCAGTTGCTGGAAGCCACCCGCAAGCAACAGCGCGCAGGGCTGCTGGGCGGCGCCGATGTGGCCGCGCAGGAAGCCGCGCTTGCGCAGATGGAGGCCAGCTTGCCCCCACTTGAGAAGCAACTGGCCCAGCAGCGCAACCTCATCACCGTGTTGGCCGGCCGTTACCCCAGCGACGAGATCACGCAGCGCTTCGAGTTGGATGCATTGCATCTGCCGGCTGAACTGCCGCTGAGTCTGCCGTCGCAACTGGTTGAGCAGCGGCCCGACATTCGGGCGGCACAGGCGCAACTGCACGCGGCCAGCGCGGACATTGGCGTGGCGATTGCAGCACGCCTGCCCAGCGTGACCTTGACTGGCAACGTCGGCAGCTCGGAGGAGTTGCTGCGCATGCTGTTCTCCAGCGGTACGGGCTTGTGGAACCTCTCGGCTGGCTTGGCGGTGCCGATTTTCCATGGCGGCAGCCTGATGCACCAACAACGTGCGGCAGAGGCCCGGTATGACCAGGCAGCCGCGCAATACCGCAGCACCGTACTGACGGCGTTCCAGAACGTGGCGGATACGCTGCATGCCATCCAGGCCGATGCCCGCTCCCTGCAAAGTGCACATAAGGCCGAGTTGGCAGCACGCAAAAGCCTGAGCATGGCGCAGCGCCAACTGGCAGCCGGCATGGTCGGCTCGCCCGCCGTATTGCAGGCGGAGCAGGCATATCAGCAGGCCCTGGTGAGCGTGGCGCAAGCCCGCGCGGACCGGTTTGTCGACTCGGTAGCACTGTTGCAGGCGCTGGGCGGTGGCTGGTGGGCGCGTGACGAGCAAGTCGCAGGCAGCAGCTAA